One Kineococcus aurantiacus genomic window carries:
- a CDS encoding glycosyl hydrolase family 28-related protein — MRRACLVTILVLVGLISSVPAAAATAAAPVAASSATPTTGTAARTLSPLTFGARGDGVTDDTAALQHALDALRAGDTLALPAGRTFRHTDVLRIGVAGVRVTGPGVLLATAESRSAVLVAADRVVLDGGLVLRAGPTTRRWDAFEQMKLRIAANGVVVRRVTVEGAAAAGVYVGTGAHDFLLEDVVVRGTRADGIHITGGAHDGVVRRPVVQRSGDDGVAVVSYQGDGVPVRRVLVDSPNVSDTTWGRGVTVVGGEDITYRDVTVRRSNAAAVYIASEGAPYFTFAPRRVTVEGALLEGANINASVGHGAVLVYAGRPNHSPSQISLSSVTVRSTRTTAPWQVGVVGERGSSVQDLRFARFDVHGAPAPFSSNLGTAACSLVGWTVNGSAVADTLSATTPAVPAAATVRGGSRTLRSAPLTR; from the coding sequence ATGCGCCGTGCCTGCCTGGTCACCATCCTGGTCCTCGTGGGCCTGATCTCGAGCGTCCCGGCGGCCGCCGCCACCGCAGCCGCCCCAGTGGCCGCCTCCAGCGCGACCCCGACGACCGGCACGGCTGCACGCACGCTCTCGCCGTTGACCTTCGGTGCCCGCGGTGACGGTGTCACCGACGACACGGCGGCCCTGCAGCACGCCCTCGACGCCCTGCGGGCCGGAGACACGCTCGCGCTGCCGGCCGGGCGCACCTTCCGCCACACCGATGTCCTGCGCATCGGCGTGGCCGGGGTGCGAGTGACCGGTCCGGGCGTGCTGCTGGCCACCGCGGAGTCCCGCTCGGCCGTCCTCGTGGCCGCCGACCGGGTCGTCCTGGACGGGGGGCTGGTCCTGCGCGCAGGCCCCACCACTCGGCGCTGGGACGCCTTTGAGCAGATGAAGCTGCGCATCGCCGCCAACGGGGTCGTCGTGCGCCGGGTCACCGTGGAGGGCGCCGCCGCTGCTGGCGTCTACGTCGGCACCGGCGCCCACGACTTCCTCCTGGAGGACGTCGTGGTCCGCGGCACCCGTGCCGACGGCATCCACATCACCGGTGGAGCTCACGACGGCGTCGTGCGCCGGCCCGTCGTGCAGCGCAGCGGGGACGACGGCGTGGCGGTCGTGTCCTACCAGGGCGACGGCGTCCCGGTGCGCCGGGTGCTGGTGGACTCCCCCAACGTCTCCGACACCACCTGGGGGCGAGGGGTGACCGTGGTGGGCGGCGAGGACATCACCTACCGCGACGTCACCGTCCGCCGTTCCAACGCCGCCGCCGTCTACATCGCCTCCGAAGGGGCTCCCTACTTCACGTTCGCCCCGCGCCGGGTGACCGTGGAGGGAGCCTTGCTGGAAGGCGCGAACATCAACGCATCGGTCGGCCACGGCGCCGTCCTGGTGTACGCGGGGCGTCCCAACCACTCGCCGTCCCAGATCTCCCTGTCCTCGGTCACCGTCCGCAGCACCCGCACCACGGCCCCTTGGCAGGTCGGGGTCGTCGGCGAGCGGGGGAGCTCGGTGCAGGACCTCCGTTTCGCCCGGTTCGACGTCCACGGAGCCCCCGCGCCCTTCAGCAGCAACCTCGGGACGGCCGCGTGCTCGCTCGTCGGCTGGACGGTCAACGGCAGCGCGGTCGCCGACACGCTGTCGGCCACCACCCCGGCCGTGCCCGCTGCCGCGACCGTCCGGGGCGGCAGTCGCACCCTGCGCAGCGCCCCTCTCACGCGCTGA
- a CDS encoding glycosyltransferase encodes MRPRGNRPAYRLSVATDAQVLGGAEVFLQHLLRGLPDDVEVSVLGSSPSVLRAVCAGTPVRWAVPAPGPAGTLRVLHAQRPDVLHVNLTAFTSCRPVLLAAAAARVPSVLVDHLPTPGLTWRGRSLQRLVTTWAAARVSVSASSARAVEQLGGLRPGSVLAIPNGVPVPRVRPAPQVRRPALGVLARLEPQKGVDVLLEALTALPGVELHVAGEGSGCADLQQQAAALGLTDRVRFRGRVPDAADLLSDVDVLVVPSRFEALPLVVLEAMHGGVPVVASRVGGIPEAVLDGQTGLLVPAGDAVALAGACRTLLDDPGLRARLATRARVRADELFSVTAMARRYDGLYRRVVGLSA; translated from the coding sequence GTGCGACCTCGGGGGAACCGGCCCGCCTACCGGTTGTCGGTGGCGACCGACGCGCAAGTGCTGGGGGGCGCGGAGGTCTTCCTGCAGCACCTGCTGCGAGGACTGCCCGACGACGTCGAGGTCTCCGTCTTGGGCAGCTCCCCGTCCGTGCTGCGCGCCGTGTGCGCCGGCACCCCGGTCCGCTGGGCCGTGCCCGCCCCGGGTCCGGCCGGGACGTTGCGGGTGTTGCACGCGCAGCGTCCCGACGTCCTGCACGTCAACCTCACCGCCTTCACCAGCTGCCGTCCGGTGCTGCTTGCCGCAGCCGCGGCACGAGTGCCCAGCGTCCTGGTCGACCACCTGCCCACCCCCGGCCTGACGTGGCGCGGCCGGAGCCTGCAACGCCTGGTGACGACGTGGGCGGCAGCCCGGGTCTCGGTCAGCGCCTCCTCCGCCCGGGCGGTCGAGCAGCTGGGCGGGTTGCGTCCGGGATCCGTGCTGGCCATCCCCAATGGCGTCCCGGTTCCTCGCGTGCGGCCCGCGCCGCAGGTGCGGCGGCCCGCGCTGGGCGTGCTGGCCCGACTGGAGCCGCAGAAGGGGGTCGACGTCCTGCTCGAGGCACTGACCGCCCTGCCGGGAGTGGAACTGCACGTGGCCGGCGAAGGGTCTGGCTGCGCGGACCTGCAGCAGCAGGCCGCGGCGCTGGGGTTGACCGACCGGGTGCGCTTCCGCGGCCGTGTGCCTGACGCGGCGGACCTGCTCAGCGACGTCGACGTCCTGGTAGTTCCCTCCCGGTTCGAGGCCCTGCCGCTGGTCGTGCTGGAGGCGATGCACGGCGGTGTCCCCGTGGTGGCCAGCCGGGTCGGCGGCATCCCGGAGGCGGTCCTGGACGGGCAGACCGGTCTGCTGGTCCCCGCCGGCGACGCCGTCGCCCTGGCCGGAGCGTGCCGCACGCTGCTGGACGACCCCGGTCTGCGGGCCCGGCTGGCGACCCGAGCCAGGGTTCGAGCGGACGAGCTGTTCTCGGTCACCGCCATGGCGAGGCGCTACGACGGGCTCTACCGGCGGGTCGTCGGCCTCAGCGCGTGA